In Streptomyces sp. HUAS ZL42, the DNA window GGCCTGAGCCGTCGAAACGCAGTTGCCACACGGCTTCCACTTCGGCGGCACCTCACCGTCCAGCGGGAAGGTCAGCAGTTCGCCGCCGCGGTATCCCCGGCGAAACCACTCGCAGTCGATACCGCGGTGGTAGAAGTCGCTCGTCTCCGTGGTGACGAACTCAGGGTCGAACTCCCAGGAGCCGGGGCGAGCGTAGCGGCCGTACTGCTCACGAACACCTGCCCCGATGCTGCCGTCCGGCCGTCCGCTGCGCGTGTGGGTGTCGACGCCGCATGCCTCAGCGAACTCGTAGACGTTGAAGTTCGGGTCGTGGTAGCCCAGGACCTGCGCGGTCACCAACATCACGTTGGTGCGAACGACGTCCGTCTCCTGGTCGGTGAGAACGCGGTCGCCAGCGCGGGTGTCGGTGTCGCGGTTGTGACCCGCACGGTCGCGACGATAGGGCGCGTCGGACCAGTGGTGATTGCTGATCTCGCGGGCGAAGTCGCGCGCGATCAAGCACGTCAGCCACCTGCTTCCCGAGCCGGTGAGCGAGTACATCCGCTACGAGCACGCCGCCACCGGCGTCAACGTCGCGGCGGGCGAGCGGGTACGGTGGCTGCCCCGTCGCCGCGCGTCCGTCGACGACCGCCTGATCCGCTGGCACCACTTCAGCGGAGACGGGGTGTGGGCCGGCCAGGAGTTCTCGGAGGATCCGGCGGCGGTCAAGCTGTGCGCGGACGCCTTCGAGGGAGCCTGGGCCCGCGCCACCGACCACGACCGGTACAAGCTCCGCTAAGAGCAAGGATTGTTGGCCAGTTGATGTCCGTCTCCCCGTCCTCCTCCGCCCAGGCCGCGCGCGAGGCCGTCGCCCGACGCCTGCGTGACCTCCGGAAGGAGGCGGGGCTGACGGTCAAGGAGCTGGCGGCGGCGTGCGGCTGGCACCACGCCAAGACCTCCAGGGTGGAGAACGCGCTCACCGCGCCGTCGGCGCGGGACATCCGCGCCTGGTGCGAGGCGACCGGGGCGGCCGGCCAAGCCCAGGACCTGATCACCCTCTCGCTCAACGCCGAGTCGATGTACCGGGAGTGGCGCCACCAGGTCCGCAACGGGCTGCGGCACCTCCAGGACAGCGCGGCGGC includes these proteins:
- a CDS encoding DUF6879 family protein, producing MLISRAKSRAIKHVSHLLPEPVSEYIRYEHAATGVNVAAGERVRWLPRRRASVDDRLIRWHHFSGDGVWAGQEFSEDPAAVKLCADAFEGAWARATDHDRYKLR